The segment TGGATTCGTGTTCTAGTTGTCAGTTCTAATTACTGGCTTATAATGTTGGACCCAAGTAGgcttgtttttatgttttgttagGACAGACAGGTAGATGTCTAAGGATGTTTCTCTAGCCTTTTTAAGTTGACAGAACACAGCCCCCAAACCTGAGGCTCATGTTGGGGCTTGGTTTGAGAGTTGGGGCAGGCCTTCCTCTAGCTGTGGTCCCCACTCTACAGCCTTCCTGAGGTCTGAGCTTAATATCGGGTCACTAACAAGGTGCAAGGGAGGCCTCCTCACTGTGTCTGCTCTGGAACTGACATGCCGTCTGTAGCACAGCCTGGGCTCTGTGGTCTGTCCTCAGCCCCACAGGACCACGCTGTGGGAAGATTCCAGCCAGTGCTCTCACCTGAGCATGGAGCGGTCAGGGGAGGGCTGGCTGGGGAGCCACACGTAGACTTTTGGGCTCTCCTAGGCTGTGACTGCCCCTCATCCCAGTCTCACCAGCTACTCCAGACTCTGATCATTGCCTCCCTGGCTCAGTGGGAGCACCGTGCTCTGCTTGGATCACAGTCCGCCATCCTGTGGTCAGGAAGCCATCTCCAGGTCAAGAGTCATGGTGGCCATGAGGGGCATGCAGTGGGTTTTGCTTCTTCCAGGGTCGCAGCTGTGGGCTGCCTGTTGTGTACAGCCTGAAAACGATAGCCTCTTGGAGTTTTCTCTGTCTAGTGGTTGTTCGTGGAGGGAGGGCTTCTCTGCCACTCATTACTCTGCCAGAGCTGGGATCTGTCCCCGGAGCCCTGTGGCCTGCTCCGCACAGGTCGGCGATGTCCAGGCTCGTGGCTCGGCTGTCATCCCGGCACTCCCTCTACCACCGTCCTGGggattctctttgtctctcttttgagttgaattctctgttttctggattccacattttcttatttttggttGATTTCTTTAGGGAGAGGAACCTTCTGTAGCTTCCTGAGAAAGAGTGGCAGGAAGGTGAAATTTTTGAGACCTGTATGTCTGAAAATGCCCTTATATATTAAACCATTGCACTTGACTAGTAGCTGATAAGGGAGAGAATTCTGGGTTGGAAATAAGCCTCCCTCATAATTTTAGGCATTGTTTCATTGACTGTCTAATGCCCCatgtattcttcttttttttttttcccctgaaacttAACTATCCTAATATTGGGCCTTGAAGGCTGGTTCTacgattttcttttctctcttttccatctcttggtatttttctttactttggaGGGATTTCTTTAACTTTATCTTCCAACCTGTATGttgcatttttcatttatgttcaatatttattttttaagagcttgtttttctttctgaatgcTCCCGGTACTTAAAAACGAAATAGTTGTTTCGTGTATGTTTTCCTAGCTCTGAAAACAATGACGGTTGTTTTTGAGGTTTTTGCCTCTGTGTGGTTTTTCTCCAAGTTGCTTTTCCTGTGTGTGTTTCGCCTCTGTCCTTTGAGTTACGTGCCCTCCTCTGTGGCATGGAGATGATTCTTGGTCATCTGGATCCCTGGTTTGTGTGCTGCCAAGTTCACGCCTTTTGCTCCACCCCTTGCGTGAGCCAGTGGACACCTGAGCTGTGGAGCATGAGGCCTGGTTCCTCGGGGCCTCTCACAACTGGGGAGTAAGTAGGAAGTCTCAGGACTGGAGGAGTTTCTTTGGCATGTGTGGCCCAGAGCTTTCTCACTCTCCACTTCTCGCGATGGGGCCTAGGGAAGAGGTGGCAAAGCCCTACTCTCAGGAACTGTCTAGGCCTCTGGGGTCTGTCCCGCCCTGGACAGGGTAGGAGCACACCTTACACACTGGATGGAGAGGCACCCTGAGTGCTTGTGCTGGTGAAGGAGGATGGAGGGGCCTGCAGGGTGGTGTAGACTAGTCTCTGGTCATCTTCAGAGAGTCCCAAGAAGCTGTGATTCTAGGGGCAGAGAAGGCAAGCCCTGAGGCCCTGAGAGCTGTGCGCCTGCCTGCCCTGATGGCCACTGTCTCCTAGTCCCAGAGCTGGTGGCCTGCCCCGGCACGGTGAGGGTCCAGGTCTCCCctggcccagccccttcccctgccctgtCTGGTGTCCAGCCAGACTGCTGCTTCTGCAGGAAGCCGCACGCAGGCACCTCTCCTCCATGGCTAAGGTCCAGGAGGCTTGGCGGCAGGCACCAGTGGGTATTGTGAAGACATAGACCAGAATAAGACCCCCAGCTTCCTGCCTTTGGCCAAGCTGAGTGGGCTGATGGGGAAGGCCCCACAAGAGGACTCTGCCTGTTGGTTCCCCCAGGCCTCCTCACCACCAGGTCTTGAGCATCTTCCCAGGTGTTGCTGAGGCAGAAGCTGAGAACCCTAATGCCAGAGGAGCCTTATGGCGGTGCATTGACAGGCCTGGAGAGGAAGGCCCTGGATGTGCACACGGCCAGAAACAGGGCTCACCCGGGGCCACCATCCCACCCTGTGTGCTGCTGGAGCTCCTGTGCTTTGTTCCCTGTGGTGAGCCCAGTGTCGAGGGGAGAGAGGGCACCCCGAGGACCCTGGGCTGATTGCACTTGCCGCCGCAGTGCAGAGTACATCCCTCTTCCCCATGCCAGCTTTCCTTGCTAACTTTAGAGGGTAGAGATGAGGCAACCTGCCTTCCCTCTCCTGTCTTCAAAATTGGGCCACCGTGGCTTTCTAAGGGCTCAGAaggccttttctctctcttcagccCCTCCTGTGCAATTCCTGCCGAGGTGGGGGCCGGTGGCCTGCCCAGTGGAACCAGCACTTCGGATTTGTGGGATTGCCCGCCCTCCCCCTGTGCTGAGCCACACCACCAGGTTCACAGGAGGCCCTCTATTTCTTTAGCTGCAGATCTGGGACACAGCCGGCCAGGAGCGATTCCGCACCATCACCCAGAGCTACTACCGCAGTGCCAACGGGGCCATCCTTGCGTATGACATCACCAAGCGGAGCTCCTTCCTGTCGGTGCCTCACTGGATCGAGGACGTGAGGAAGTATGCGGGATCCAACATCGTGCAGCTGCTGATCGGTAAGCTGGGGGGCCGGGGCCACCGATCCCATCTCTATCTGTTTCAGTCTGTCTCCCTTCTAAACACAGGACGAGCCAGAGCACAGAGAGGGGCTCAGGTTGGCCAGGTAAGCATGGGGCCGGAACTTGAACCATGATCTTGCAAATTCTAATCCCGATAATCACTTATAAAGTTACACTCAAAACGGGAactagaggaaggaagaaaggaagctgACATTTGCTTTGCAGTCAGCACTTATCCACATGGTGGTTAACGCTGGTTAAGTCTTTGCGTCTTAGCTCTAGTGCCCGCAGCCCTGTTCTCATGTGTCAGGGTTGAAGCGAAGGCACAGAAAACTGAAGTAGTTTATCCCAGGCCACACAGGCTGTGCGCATGTAAGCGTGAGCAAAAAGCGTGACCAGTTCTGCTGATCCTAATTCAGGGACTTGCTCTATCACACATGCTGCAGAGCAGGCTTCTCAAATGTTTGTGTGCCTCTGAATCACCTCAAAGGCTATTAAAACAGATGCTGGTATCACCCCCAGTGtctgattcaggaggtctgggTAGGGCTCATGGATGTGCATTTGCAGCAAGTTCCCTGGTAATGCTGGTGAAATCCATGTTGCCGGGCCAGGGaccccactttgagaaccactgctgcaGAGTGATGCTGTTacctccatttttccttttccttctaccTAAACTTCCCTGACATGGGCTCAAAAAGCTCTGGACCATTAGTGTGGTCCCTGGAGTCCTCAGGCCAACTGTCAGGTGATTCTTCTAAGATGATATTGTACAGATGGGGTCTGGGCATGAATACAGCTGGGAAAAGGGTGGCTTTTGGTTTCGTAAAGCCTGGCCTCCCTAGCCTGCCAGGACTAGGGTGTggaagcactgggcagagctaaAACCACCTTTCACCCCCAACCTTGGGCAGGAAGGGAGCTCTCCTGACCCGGCCTTACATTCCCCTTTTATCCAGGACATTCTATTATAGAGCATTttatacaaatacaaaaattgAATAATGGCATGATACCCACAATAGTGTCCAGatacccatcacccagcttcagCAATTAGCAACTCATGTCTGATTTCATCCCCGCCTTCATTCCCTTGAATTATTTTGAGGCAAATCCCAACACCAAACTATTTTATCTAGAAATATTCCAGCATGAATCTATAAGAAATACAAgcacttaaaaaatacataacaatACCAATTTAGTGTCTAAAAAATATCGACATTTCTTCAATACAATCGAGTAGCTTATCTGTGTTCTGATTTATAGTTGCTCATAAATAGCACATGtgcttttttttactttgttgaaATCAGGATCCAAATAAGTTCCACATAATCGAATTGGTTGCTGCATCATTGAAGGCTAACCAGTGACATTTTAGATCTTTATAGatgcttatcttttttttttttgcccttccTATAATCGCATTACAAAAATCAACCACTTCAACACTTTAGAGAATTCTAGAAATTAGGTCAAGAAGCAGTTTATCAGATtatttggaacataacgaaacaTCTCCAAACTCATAGGAGAAGCCAAAGCTGTACTCCCAGGTAAAGTGAGAGTGTATGTTCTTActattagaaaaggaaaataatcaaaaCCCATGATTTtatagagaataaaaaaattcCAAAGGAAAATAGGAGAGACCAAACAGTAATCATAAATGAaagtttagcaaaaaaaaaaaattaacaacgcCAGATTTCTTTGTCAACTACCACACTGGTGGAGTGCCTGCCCAGTGCCACCTGTGTAATCCCTCCTCTGCCAAAGGTTGCATCATAGATCGGGGAGTTGAGTCAGACAAAGTGACTTACccatggtcacacagcaagtgagCTGGAGTTTCTTTACTGGTCTTCTTCCAGCTCTAAAGTACCATATTCTTTTCACCAAACTTTACTGCTGTTTCTTAGGAAGAAGCAATGAAATATAAAAGCCTTTGGCAgagataaaaaagagaaaagagggaaaagagagaCTAAGGGCTATCTATCAACAAGGGCTGTAAaataaagtttgtttttaaagatagATTACCATGTGCAACTGTGTTTATTGGTGGCTGACAGCAGTAGATGACACTAGGTCTCAGCTCGGCCTTGCCAGGTAGAACAGGGCTTGCCTGGCACCTGTGGGCTCACCAAAGCTGCACCTGGCCTTCCCCTACAGGAAACAAGTCGGACCTCAGTGAGCTCCGGGAGGTGCCCCTGACTGAGGCGCAGAGCCTCGTAGAGCACTACGACATCCTGTGTGCCATCGAGACGTCTGCCAAGGACTCGAGCAACGTGGAGGAGGCCTTTGTGAGGGTGGCCACAGAGCTGGTCATGAGGCACGGGGGTCCCCTGCTCAGTGAGAAAGGCACTGACCACATCCAGCTGGACAGCAAGGACATCGGAGAGAGCTGGGGCTGTGGGTGCTGACCGGGGTGcagagcaggcaggcaggggccTCCCCACCACCTCTCTGTCTCTGGCCTGCCAAGCCCAGCCCTCCAGAGCTGGCCCTCCAGGACACCAGCCATTCTAGGGCAGCTGGATAAAATCCTGGAATTTTCCATCCCATGGCCTGGATGCTTGATGGGAAAGCTACTATCAAGGAAGGCGGAAGCAGGGTACCTCGTGCAGGAGGCCTGTTGGTGCAGGGCAGGGTGTGGGGCCCCTCCTGCCAGCCAGCGGCTGTCCCCTCCACGTCCTTACATTCCAGGACTGGCCTGAGCCCGCTGGTATGGACCGCAGCGGGAGAGGGGCCCGGAGTGTGTCTGCCCTGCTCCAACCGTCCTGGTTTTGACTATTTCACCCCCGGAGTCTGCTGCAGCTGTGGCAGCAGGTTGCTGCTTTCCAGGGGTGTGGCTGGTGCCCGGGGCTCTTCTGGGTCATTCCAGGCCTTTGTAACTGTAGAGAGCAAGAGCAACCAGCCCATGAGACTCGGTTCCTAAGCACGGCTCCAGGGAGGCCCTGACGCCTTCCAGGCGGGGAGCCTGCCTGCCTTCACTGCCAGCTCTGAG is part of the Manis pentadactyla isolate mManPen7 chromosome 1, mManPen7.hap1, whole genome shotgun sequence genome and harbors:
- the RAB43 gene encoding ras-related protein Rab-43, which gives rise to MAGPGPGPGDPDEQYDFLFKLVLVGDASVGKTCVVQRFKTGSFSERQGSTIGVDFTMKTLEIQGKRVKLQIWDTAGQERFRTITQSYYRSANGAILAYDITKRSSFLSVPHWIEDVRKYAGSNIVQLLIGNKSDLSELREVPLTEAQSLVEHYDILCAIETSAKDSSNVEEAFVRVATELVMRHGGPLLSEKGTDHIQLDSKDIGESWGCGC